The sequence CGATATCGACCACGGCAAGGTGCAACTGGCGATGGAACAACTCAATGCTCACCCGATCGCCAACGATGCATTGCTCAGCACGCCATGCGACATCCTGGCGCCGTGCGGTCTGGGCGGTGTGCTGAACAGCCACACGGTCACCCAACTGCGGTGTTCGGCCGTGGCCGGTTCGGCAAACAATCAACTGACGCACCTGGATGTCGCCGATCAACTGGAGCGACGCGGAATTCTGTATGCGCCGGATTATGTGATCAATGCCGGTGGTTTGATCTACGTCTCGCTGAAACACCGTGGCGAGGAATTGCCGACGATTACTGCGCACCTGTCGAAGATCAGTTCACGGCTGACCGAGGTGTTCGCCCATGCGCAGGCGGAAAAACGTTCGCCGGCGCGGGTGGCGGATGAGTTGGCGGAGAAAGTTTTGTATCGCTGAGTTTCACAGGCATGAAAAAGGCCCTGAGCCATTTGACTCAGGGCCTATTCAATTCGGTCATCGCTTACTTTGCAGCTTTCGCCGCTTTGACCGGCTTCACCGGCGTTTCAGCAGGTTCTGCAGCTTCGGCATTATCGACCGGTTCGGCCGGTGCATTGAGCAGCTCGGACAATGCATCAGGCTGGCTCTTGAACGCCCGGGCGAACACATCGCGATTCTTCGCCATGTAGATCCCGGCTTCTTCCACTTGCTGTTCAGTCAGGGACGGAACAGCTTTTTGCAGGACATCGGCCAGATATTCGGCCAGTTCGAGCATTTTGTCATGACGGTCAGCTTCGGCTTTATCCATGAACAAGCGCTCCAGATCTCGGCTGCTGCGGTATACCACTTCGACGGCCATTCACCACCTCACATGCCTTCACATTAAGTTGTCTTGACGACTACTGTATCCATATACAGCGAAAAGGATAAGCGAATCCCTGCGCCATGGGTAGTGGCTTTTCAATGTAGACCGGATTTCGGGTTTGTCAGATGGACCTTAGCGTCTGCATTCGCGAGCAGGCTCGCTCCAACCATGGCGGAGGTGGTGCGACTAAACGCCACGGCGCGGGTCTGGCGGCGGTTCGCCATGATGGCGTGGCCTCTTTTCTGCATGAAAACCGTTACGTGCAGAAAACCGTCACGTCCAACACGCATCATCCGCTCGCATTCGAGCTAAGGAACATCATCGTGAAAATAAACTGGGCCGAGAAACTACGGCAAAACGTGCATCAACTGGCCGAGTCCCTGGGCAACCTGTTCGTCGAGACCTTCCACTATCTGGCGCTGTTTGCCATCGGTGCGGTGACGGCATACGCGGCGGTGATGGAGTTTCTCGGGATGCTCGAGGAAGGCCACATCAAGATCGATGACATTCTGCTGCTGTTCATCTATCTCGAACTGGGAGCGATGGTCGGGATTTATTTCAAGACCAACCACATGCCGGTGCGCTTTCTGATCTATGTAGCGATCACCGCGCTGACCCGTCTGCTGATCTCCAATGTCTCGCACCACAACCCGCCGGACATGGGCATCATCTATCTGTGCGGCGGGATTCTGCTGCTGGCGCTGGCGATTCTGGTGGTGCGTTACGCCTCGTCACAATTTCCCTCGGTGAAGATCGAGAAACCGCAGCGCACACTGGGCACCGGTTCCAGCGAACATCCTGAAGTCGAGAAGGGTGAGCTTTAAAGCCCGGCCGCTGGTCGGGGCTGGCTGCTGACGAGGGGCGGTGGCGGGGTCAGCCCGCTGCCGCTGGTCATGGCTTCGAGGATCGCCATGGCGCTGTGGCCCTGTTCGATGGCGATGCCGAACTGGATGCTTTGCACCAGTCGCTTGAGACGCGCGGGGTCGTTGCGCTGCTCGGCGCTGATCATGCGTTTGGCCACGATCCGGCCGCTATTGGACAGGGTCAGCATGATGCTGCCGTCCAGGCCCTGAATGCTCAGGTTGATCTGATAGTCCGGCGCGAAGGCATCGGTAATGATCTGAAAAGGATTGTCCATGATGCGTCACCGCCTGATTGAACGTGCAGTTGTTGACCGGCCGTGATCGGGTTGGTTCGCCAAACCGGATCACTGGCCATTCCGTGGTCTGTGTTGTTGCTTCGTATAGGAGTTGCCGCAGGCTGCGATCTTTTGCTCTTCAATGTTTTGATGTCGGTCACGAAGATCAAAAGATCGCAGCCTGCGGCAGCCCCTGCAGGTATGTAGCAAGGGCTGTGCCGGGAAAATTGTCGAACAATGAACACGGGCATAAAAAAGGCGAGCCGCTTGGCTCGCCTTTTTTAATGGCGCGTTTTCAGGGCAGAACCGAGTAGATGATCGCTGACAGTGCAATCAGGCCGATCAGCACCACAAACACGTTGGACACCTGGCCCGAATACTGGCGCAAGGCTGGCACGCGACGGATGGCGTACATCGGCATCAGGAACAACAGACAGGCAATCACTGGCCCACCGAAAGCCTCGATCATCCCGAGGATGCTCGGGTTGAAAGTCGCCACGGCCCAGCAACTGAGGATCATGAACACGGCGGTCGCGCGGTTCAGCCAGCTCGCTGACATGACACGGCCACGGCTGCGCAGGCTTTTCACGATCATGCCCTGGAAGCCTTCGCTGGCGCCGATGTAGTGGCCGAGGAAGGACTTGGTGATCGCTACCAGCGCAATCAGCGGCGCGGCATAAGCGATGACCGGGGTCTGGAAGTGGTTGGCCAGGTACGACAGGATCGAAATGTTCTGCGCCTTGGCCGCTGCCAGATCCGCCGGCGACAATGCCAGCACGCAGCTGAAGCAGAAGAACATTACCGTCACGACCATCATGCCGTGGGCCATGGCGAGGATGCCGCTGCTCTTGCGTTCGGCCTGCTCGCCGTAGCGTTGTTTCTGCTCAACCGCGAACGCGGAGATGATCGGCGAATGGTTGAACGAGAACACCATCACCGGGATCGCCAGCCACAGCGTCTTGAGAAAAACCGACATCGGCATGGCTTCTTGAGCACTGGCGAAAAAAGCGCCGTTCCAGTTCGGAATCAGGCTGACCGCGAGCAGCAGCAACGCGGCGACGAATGGATACACCAACACGCTCATGGCTTTGACGATGACGCTCTGACCGCAACGGACGATGGCCATCAAACCCAGAATCAACGCCAGCGAAAGGATCGCCCGAGGCGGCGGAGCGATGTGCAATTGGTGTTCGAGGAAGCTGCTCAGGGTGTTAGTCAGCGCCACGCTGTACACCAGCAGGATCGGGAAGATCGCGAAAAAATACAGCAGTGTGATCAGCTTGCCGGCACCGATGCCGAAGTGTTCTTCGACCACTTCGGTGATATCCCCGGAGCGCCCGGACAGCACGAAGCGGGTCAGGCCACGGTGGGCAAAAAACGTCATCGGGAAAGCCAGCACGGCGAGAATCAGCAACGGCCAGAAACCACCGACACCGGCATTGATCGGCAGGAACAACGTACCGGCACCGATGGCAGTGCCGTACAGCCCAAGCATCCAGGTGGTGTCGAATTTGCTCCAGCCCTTGTGGGCTGTTTCTGTATTGCGTGTGCGGTCTACAGCGGGATTTTCGGCAGCAGGTGTACGTACATCGGTCATCGGTATCGCCTCGTTATTATTTTTGCTCGGGCTCACGGTTGGCAGACCGTCGGGTGCGGTCTGCCGGGGCGGTCAGGGAATGCGCGTCAGCACTCCACCCAGCTCACAGCCAGGCCGCCCCGTGAAGTCTCTTTGTATTTGTCGTGCATGTCGGCACCGGTATCGCGCATGGTGCGGATCACCCGGTCGAGGGAAATGAAGTGCTTGCCGTCGCCGCGCAGGGCCATTTGCGTGGCGTTGATCGCTTTCACCGCGGCGATGGCGTTGCGCTCGATGCACGGCACTTGCACCAGACCGCCGACCGGGTCGCAGGTCAGGCCAAGGTTATGTTCCAGGCCTATTTCGGCAGCGTTCTCCAGTTGCTCCGGGGTGGCGCTGAGTACATCAGCCAGGCCGGCAGCGGCCATCGCGCAGGCCGAACCGACTTCACCTTGGCAGCCAACTTCAGCGCCGGAGATCGAGGCATTCTTCTTACAGAGAATGCCGACGGCGGCCGCGCCCAGGAAGAAAGCGACGACATCATCGTCAGACGCGTCCGGATTGAATTTCATGTAGTAGTGCAGAACCGCCGGAATGATCCCCGCTGCACCGTTGGTCGGCGCGGTGACCATGCGTCCGCCGGCGGCGTTTTCTTCGTTGACGGCGAGGGCGAACAGATTGACCCACTCCATCGCCGACAGCGTCGAACTTATCACGTTCGGCTTGCCGATCTCCAACAGGCTGCGATGCAGTTTCGCTGCACGACGTGGCACATTCAGACCACCGGGCAGAATGCCTTCGTGGCGCAGGCCTTGTTCGACGCATTCACGCATCACCGACCAGATGTGCAGAAGGCCCTGACGGATTTCTGCGTCAGTGCGCCAGGCGCGCTCGTTGGCCATCATCAGTTCGGACACGCGCAGATTGTGCTGTCGGCACAACGCCAGCAGTTCGGCAGCGCTGGAGAAGTCATACGGCAACACCACATCACCGGCCGGTGCGACACCGGACTCGGCTTCCGCCGCTTCGATGATGAAACCGCCGCCGACCGAGTAGTACGTCTGCTCGAACAGCTCGGCCGTTTCGCCAAAGGCTGTCAGCGACATGGCGTTGGGGTGGTAGGGCAGGCTCTCATCCAGCAGCAGGAGATCACGCTGCCAGTCGAAGGAAATTTCTCTTTGCCCGGCGAGAGACAGTTGGCCTGTCTCGCGCAGTTGCTGGATGCGTGGATCGATGGTCGACGGATCAATGCTGTCCGGCCATTCGCCCATCAGGCCCATGACCGTGGCGCGGTCGGTGGCGTGACCGACACCCGTGGCCGACAGCGAACCGTATAAACGGATTTCCACACGGCGCACATCGTTCAACAGATGCTGATCGATCAGCGCCTGAGCGAAGGTTGCCGCCGCACGCATCGGACCGACGGTATGGGAACTGGACGGGCCGATGCCGACTTTGAATAGATCGAAAACACTGATAGCCATGCTAAACCCTTACAAGCAATGGAGTAGGAATCGCTGCCATTTTTTGTAGGACAAGCGCAATGTCGGCGATACTGCCTACCTCGGTCCTACGTGACTAACGAAACTTCCTAAGTAAGCCTTTAGCAGGACTAAACGATGAGTCGTCAATTGCATGCCCAGACCTATGTCTGGCTGCAGGTGTTTTCCTGTGCCGCGCGGCATCTGTCGTTCACCCGTTGTGCCGAGGAACTGCACATCACGCCGGGGGCGGTTAGCCAGCAGATCCGCCAGTTGGAGGAACGCCTCGGGTTTCGCCTGTTTCATCGGCGCGCGCGCGGTGTGGAATTGAGTGCAGAAGGGCAGCGGCTGGCCATTACCGTTAATGAAGCGTATGGCAGCATCGATGCGGAATTGCGTCGACTTGATGCCGGAATGATCAGCGGGATTTTGCGTGTGCGCTCGATTCCTTCGTTTCTCAGCAAATGGCTGACGCCGCGCTTGCCGCGCCTGCAACAGCGCTATCCGGATATTCAGCTTCGGCTGGTCGCCGAGGACAGTAGCGTGCCGTTGCACGAAGGCGACTTTGATCTGGCGATCGATTTGAACGACGGCAGTTACCCGGGATTGTTATCCACAGCCTTGCTCGACGAGCAGATTTTCCCGGTGTGTGCGCCGAGCCTGTTGCGCGGGCGACCGCCACTGCACGGGCCGGCGGATCTGGTGCATTTTCCGTTGCTGCACGACATCACTGCCTGGCGTGGCAGTTATGAATACGCGGAGTGGGAATTCTATTTAAACGCGATCGGCTTTGAAGGCGCCGACGTACGGCGTGGACATACCTTCAACCGCAATCACCTGACCATCGAAGCGGCGATTGCCGGCATGGGTGTGGCGATTGCCCGCCGCACCTTGCTTAACGATGAGCTGGAGCGGGGGACGTTGATTGTGCCGTTTGGCCTGTCGGTGCCCAATCACAAGCGCTACGTGTTGCTGTATGCGCCGGGGGCCTTGAGCCATCCGGGCGTGCGTGCGGTGCATGATTGGCTGGTCGAGGAGGCGGGGATATTTCGTAGTTTGCACCCGTTGAACGACGGGCATTTGTGAGCAAATTTTGCCGGGTTGCGAGGCGACCCAACTCCCGACCTTACCAGTGCCTTGCTCGGTTGTCCGGCTTTTTTTGCGAATGAATATTTATCTTTTTTCAGGGGTTGAAATGTTCGCCGGTCGGGCCGATTGTT comes from Pseudomonas sp. RU47 and encodes:
- a CDS encoding DUF3509 domain-containing protein, with translation MDNPFQIITDAFAPDYQINLSIQGLDGSIMLTLSNSGRIVAKRMISAEQRNDPARLKRLVQSIQFGIAIEQGHSAMAILEAMTSGSGLTPPPPLVSSQPRPAAGL
- a CDS encoding HAAAP family serine/threonine permease, whose translation is MTDVRTPAAENPAVDRTRNTETAHKGWSKFDTTWMLGLYGTAIGAGTLFLPINAGVGGFWPLLILAVLAFPMTFFAHRGLTRFVLSGRSGDITEVVEEHFGIGAGKLITLLYFFAIFPILLVYSVALTNTLSSFLEHQLHIAPPPRAILSLALILGLMAIVRCGQSVIVKAMSVLVYPFVAALLLLAVSLIPNWNGAFFASAQEAMPMSVFLKTLWLAIPVMVFSFNHSPIISAFAVEQKQRYGEQAERKSSGILAMAHGMMVVTVMFFCFSCVLALSPADLAAAKAQNISILSYLANHFQTPVIAYAAPLIALVAITKSFLGHYIGASEGFQGMIVKSLRSRGRVMSASWLNRATAVFMILSCWAVATFNPSILGMIEAFGGPVIACLLFLMPMYAIRRVPALRQYSGQVSNVFVVLIGLIALSAIIYSVLP
- a CDS encoding L-serine ammonia-lyase, with the protein product MAISVFDLFKVGIGPSSSHTVGPMRAAATFAQALIDQHLLNDVRRVEIRLYGSLSATGVGHATDRATVMGLMGEWPDSIDPSTIDPRIQQLRETGQLSLAGQREISFDWQRDLLLLDESLPYHPNAMSLTAFGETAELFEQTYYSVGGGFIIEAAEAESGVAPAGDVVLPYDFSSAAELLALCRQHNLRVSELMMANERAWRTDAEIRQGLLHIWSVMRECVEQGLRHEGILPGGLNVPRRAAKLHRSLLEIGKPNVISSTLSAMEWVNLFALAVNEENAAGGRMVTAPTNGAAGIIPAVLHYYMKFNPDASDDDVVAFFLGAAAVGILCKKNASISGAEVGCQGEVGSACAMAAAGLADVLSATPEQLENAAEIGLEHNLGLTCDPVGGLVQVPCIERNAIAAVKAINATQMALRGDGKHFISLDRVIRTMRDTGADMHDKYKETSRGGLAVSWVEC
- a CDS encoding phosphate-starvation-inducible protein PsiE codes for the protein MKINWAEKLRQNVHQLAESLGNLFVETFHYLALFAIGAVTAYAAVMEFLGMLEEGHIKIDDILLLFIYLELGAMVGIYFKTNHMPVRFLIYVAITALTRLLISNVSHHNPPDMGIIYLCGGILLLALAILVVRYASSQFPSVKIEKPQRTLGTGSSEHPEVEKGEL
- a CDS encoding LysR substrate-binding domain-containing protein, yielding MSRQLHAQTYVWLQVFSCAARHLSFTRCAEELHITPGAVSQQIRQLEERLGFRLFHRRARGVELSAEGQRLAITVNEAYGSIDAELRRLDAGMISGILRVRSIPSFLSKWLTPRLPRLQQRYPDIQLRLVAEDSSVPLHEGDFDLAIDLNDGSYPGLLSTALLDEQIFPVCAPSLLRGRPPLHGPADLVHFPLLHDITAWRGSYEYAEWEFYLNAIGFEGADVRRGHTFNRNHLTIEAAIAGMGVAIARRTLLNDELERGTLIVPFGLSVPNHKRYVLLYAPGALSHPGVRAVHDWLVEEAGIFRSLHPLNDGHL